In the Euphorbia lathyris chromosome 5, ddEupLath1.1, whole genome shotgun sequence genome, one interval contains:
- the LOC136229834 gene encoding protein DOWNSTREAM OF FLC has translation MKMIGNMWVQLLLLVALSSLCAVSSGGSGRPFYIRGRVYCDTCRCGFETNKTTYIPRAKVRIECEDRKTSQLKYSVAGKTDKTGTFIIKVEEDHKDEICYASLVGSPLSNCRTADPGRSRSQVILTRDNGAISDLHFANSLGFLRDQPLAGCAELVHELLYSDL, from the exons ATGAAGATGATAGGCAATATGTGGGTTCAGCTGTTGCTTTTGGTTGCACTTTCTTCTTTGTGTGCGGTTAGCTCAGGTGGCTCCGGGCGTCCTTTCTATATCCGGGGCCGCGTCTACTGTGACACTTGTCGTTGTGGCTTTGAGACCAACAAAACCACTTACATTCCTC GTGCAAAGGTGAGGATCGAATGTGAAGACAGGAAAACATCGCAGCTTAAATACAGTGTAGCCGGTAAAACagacaaaacaggaacattcaTTATAAAGGTTGAAGAGGATCATAAAGATGAGATTTGCTATGCTTCTCTTGTTGGAAGTCCTTTGTCTAATTGTAGGACTGCTGACCCAGGACGTAGCCGATCACAGGTCATTCTTACCCGAGACAACGGTGCCATTTCTGATCTTCATTTTGCAAATTCGTTGGGGTTTTTGAGGGATCAACCTTTGGCTGGTTGTGCTGAATTGGTTCATGAACTTCTCTATTCTGATCTCTag
- the LOC136230068 gene encoding putative ETHYLENE INSENSITIVE 3-like 4 protein — MVQFHDEEVDSPIYSEEEEDISYDDLKKRMWKDRQRMQKLEERRRNDDEAESALRQEASRKKKMSRAQDSILKYMTKIMEVCKAQGFVYGIVPEKGKPVIGSSDSLREWWKNEVRFEQNAPAAIAEFLPALQKDGKLDPISWMYLLHELQDTTLGSLLSALMQRCAPPQRQFPFEKGLPPPWWPTGSEIWWGDQGSSQEHGVPPYKKPHDLKKAWKVSVLAAVINHMAPNFDRIRRFVSRSKGLQAKMSAKESATWSKVVGQEEALLQLTEKCLQINDDEKDGQGEDRSQLLTEKRKSLFAGETCTDRVYGCQNLLCPQSEVELGFLDRSSRSDHEFQCAYGGQTWFDEPVISPPPPPPPPPPPPPPPPPPIDLLSVTKWANTVLANANPREYWGNGAFQKQSEGLDSNQDATSIWDLGYEGETI, encoded by the coding sequence ATGGTGCAATTTCACGATGAAGAGGTAGATTCTCCAATTTatagtgaagaagaagaagacataAGTTATGACGATCTCAAGAAGCGAATGTGGAAGGATCGTCAGAGAATGCAAAAGCTCGAAGAGAGGCGTCGAAACGATGACGAAGCTGAATCAGCATTAAGGCAAGAAGCGTCCCGAAAGAAGAAGATGTCAAGAGCTCAAGATTCCATCCTTAAATACATGACCAAGATAATGGAAGTATGCAAAGCTCAAGGGTTCGTTTACGGTATAGTCCCCGAAAAGGGTAAGCCAGTAATCGGATCCTCCGATAGCTTACGCGAATGGTGGAAAAATGAAGTCCGGTTCGAGCAAAATGCTCCAGCTGCTATTGCTGAATTCTTACCGGCTTTACAAAAAGATGGAAAATTGGATCCCATTTCATGGATGTATCTTCTACATGAATTGCAAGATACGACTTTGGGATCTTTGCTTTCGGCTCTTATGCAACGATGTGCGCCACCGCAGAGGCAATTCCCGTTCGAGAAAGGTTTGCCGCCTCCTTGGTGGCCTACTGGTAGTGAGATATGGTGGGGCGATCAAGGATCGTCGCAGGAACACGGGGTGCCTCCATATAAGAAGCCTCATGATCTTAAAAAGGCATGGAAGGTTAGTGTTTTAGCTGCAGTAATCAACCATATGGCTCCGAATTTCGACCGTATCCGACGTTTTGTGAGTCGATCAAAAGGCCTGCAAGCTAAGATGAGTGCTAAAGAAAGTGCAACTTGGTCCAAAGTTGTTGGCCAAGAAGAAGCTCTTCTTCAACTCACTGAGAAATGCTTGCAGATTAATGATGACGAGAAAGATGGTCAAGGAGAAGATAGGTCCCAACTTTTAACCGAGAAAAGGAAGTCTTTGTTCGCTGGAGAAACATGTACGGATAGAGTGTATGGTTGCCAGAATTTATTGTGTCCTCAGAGTGAAGTAGAGTTGGGGTTTTTAGACAGAAGTTCAAGGTCTGATCATGAGTTTCAGTGTGCTTATGGTGGCCAAACATGGTTTGATGAGCCTGTGATTagtcctcctcctcctcctcctcctcctcctcctcctcctcctcctcctcctcctcctatAGATTTGTTAAGTGTGACAAAGTGGGCAAATACAGTGCTAGCAAATGCTAATCCCAGAGAGTATTGGGGAAATGGAGCATTTCAAAAACAGAGTGAAGGCTTGGATTCCAATCAAGATGCAACTTCAATTTGGGATTTAGGATATGAAGGAGAAACCATATGA
- the LOC136229835 gene encoding type I inositol polyphosphate 5-phosphatase 5 — MTNIEMIKAENPPSSAPETTLKKKKSIIPKIFSSRRNGKESFNGDHDMPDLDDPDHAVPLDFENKKEINIAARRRAFVEASPVMRNTFSESQTSSAIDGLNLSFDQPTIPDTETKEFRIFVGTWNVGGRPPSFGLNLEDFLQVEGCADIYVCGFQEIVPLSAGNVLVSEDNEPAAKWLALINHALNNPRHDQSSTINESSSMSSRILSKDSKSGNNMFHKPSLKQLRKSLRADSGLLKICNCAVESPNQEKHRLKKLCGAPMEKLDSETASHDQDNIKNNNHKNNNDNNINKIINGSVLSLENPTSTSGMEYSLITSKQMVGIFVTVWARKELVSHIGHLRVSSVGRGIMGCLGNKGCISVSMSLHRTSLCFVCSHLASGEKEGDELRRNADVAEILRTSQFPNICKTSSTRVPERIIDHDRIIWLGDLNYRVSLSYDETKMLLEENNWDTLLEKDQLNTERDAGRVFNGFTEGRILFAPTYKYSQNSDSYAGETVKSKRKRRTPAWCDRILWRGRGITQLSYIRVESRFSDHRPVCGVFAVEVEAKNRNNTKLRKGYSCAATRMEFEDCLPKRHPAFHGLQ; from the exons ATGACCAACATAGAAATGATCAAAGCCGAGAATCCTCCCAGTAGTGCTCCTGAAACAACTCTCAAGAAAAAGAAG TCTATCATACCAAAGATTTTCAGTTCAAGGCGAAACGGCAAAGAAAGCTTCAATGGCGATCATGACATGCCTGACTTAGATGATCCTGATCATGCTGTTCCTCTtg ATTTTGAGAACAAGAAGGAGATTAATATTGCTGCAAGGAGACGAGCATTCGTTGAGGCATCTCCTGTTATGCGAAACACTTTCTCAG AATCACAAACTAGTTCAGCAATTGATGGTCTAAATTTGAGTTTTGATCAGCCTACCATACCTGATACAGAAACCAAAGAATTTAG GATATTTGTAGGAACATGGAATGTGGGAGGAAGACCCCCTAGTTTTGGCCTTAACCTTGAAGATTTCTTGCAAGTTGAGGGTTGTGCAGATATTTATGTCTGTGG ATTTCAGGAAATAGTACCGCTGAGCGCTGGAAATGTATTGGTGAGCGAAGACAATGAACCAGCAGCAAAATGGCTAGCTCTAATAAACCATGCGCTTAATAACCCCCGGCATGATCAATCCAGCACTATCAATGAATCTTCAAGCATGAGTTCCAGAATCCTTAGTAAAGACTCAAAATCAGGAAATAACATGTTCCACAAACCTTCTCTCAAACAACTCAGAAAAAGTTTGAGAGCAGACAGTGGTCTTCTGAAGATCTGCAATTGCGCTGTTGAATCCCCAAATCAAGAGAAACACAGACTCAAAAAGCTTTGTGGTGCCCCCATGGAAAAGTTAGACTCAGAAACTGCTTCTCATGATCAAGATAACATCAAGAACAAcaatcataaaaataataatgataacaacattaataaaatcattaatgGGTCAGTTTTGTCATTAGAAAATCCCACATCGACTTCAGGAATGGAGTATAGCCTTATAACAAGCAAGCAGATGGTAGGGATTTTTGTGACAGTATGGGCTAGGAAGGAATTGGTGTCTCATATTGGTCATCTGAGAGTCTCTTCTGTTGGAAGAGGAATTATGGGTTGTCTTGGAAACAAG gGTTGCATATCAGTAAGCATGTCTCTGCACCGGACAAGCCTATGCTTTGTGTGCTCTCACTTAGCTTCCGGGGAGAAAGAAGGAGATGAACTTAGGAGAAATGCTGATGTTGCTGAAATTCTCAGGACTTCTCAGTTCCCTAACATTTGCAAGACTTCTAGTACTCGAGTACCCGAAAGGATTATTGATCACGA CCGAATAATTTGGCTTGGAGATTTGAATTACCGAGTATCTTTGAGCTATGACGAAACAAAGATGTTGTTGGAGGAAAATAACTGGGACACCTTGCTTGAGAAAGATCAG TTGAATACAGAGAGAGATGCAGGAAGAGTATTTAACGGGTTCACAGAAGGACGAATATTGTTTGCTCCAACTTATAAATATTCTCAAAATTCTGATTCCTATGCCGGAGAAACTGTAAAATCCAAGAGAAAACGCAGAACACCAGCATG GTGTGACAGAATATTATGGCGTGGAAGAGGCATTACACAGTTATCATATATACGAGTAGAGTCGAGATTCTCGGATCACAGGCCAGTTTGCGGGGTGTTTGCAGTGGAAGTGGAAGCAAAGAACAGAAACAACACCAAGCTGAGAAAGGGGTATTCATGTGCAGCTACAAGAATGGAATTCGAAGATTGCTTACCTAAAAGGCACCCTGCTTTTCATGGCCTTCAATGA